The sequence AGCATGTTGACGATGCCGTCCGAAGCCGAAGTCTTTGAAAAAGTCAAAACCTGTCTGGTCGATGCCCTTAGCGTGGATGACGACGAAGTCACCCCCACGGCATCCATCATGGGGGATTTGGGCGCGGAATCGATCGACTGGCTGGACATCGTGTTTAAGCTGGAAAAAGCGTTCGGGATCAAGATTTCGCAAAGCGAATTGTCACCCGAGGACATCTTGACCAGCGCGGAATACGTCCAAGACGGCAAAGTGAACGCCGCGGGATTGGCAAAGTTAAAAGAGCGGATGCCTTTCTTGGACCTGGACAAATTTGTGGCTAATCCCGCCGTGAATCAGTTTTCACAATTGTTGACCGTTCAGGACATGGTGCGGTTTGTGATGTCCAAGGTAGGCTAAGAACAATCTGGTGGTTTTTAGGCTCGGGCCCAACTTCCAGCGTGGTCTAGCGGTTACTTTATTTGGTGATAGGGCCCATGCGCTGGTTTTGGTTTGATCGTTATTTAGAATTTCAAAGCGGCTCCCATGCGGTGGCCGTCAAAAATATCTCATTGGCCGAAGAGCATTTGCACGACCATTTTCCCGGCGCTCCGGTTATGCCCAACTCTTTAATTATTGAGGGGCTGGCCCAGACCGGGGGGTTGCTGGTGGCGGAGGCCAAACGGTTTGAACGGCATGTGGTATTGGCCAAATTGTCCAAGGCCATTTTTTATCATGCGGCAAAACCGGGAGATACGCTGACCTACCGGGCGAATATATTGGAAATTCGCGAAGATGGGGCGATGGTCTCGGCCACGAGCCATATCGGGGATCGTCTGCAGGCGGAAGCCGAGATTTTCTTTGCCTATTTATCCGGAAAATTGGCGGAACGCGTCCTCTTTCAGCCGGGAATGTTGCTGGCGTGGCTGCAACTGCTCCGAGTTTTTGAAGTGGGGCGCGCCGAGGACGGCAGTCCGTTGCAAATTCCGGCAAATTTATGCCCATAGGCCAAAAAGGGACGCTTCGCTCTTGCCAAAGCTCAATCCATGCTAGGCCAGGAACGAAGTTCCCAATAAAATAGTACAAAGTCACTGATCACTTGCGGCACAACCGGGAGCCTTATCTATGCGTCGACGCGTTGTTGTTACCGGAATGGGCATGGTCAATCCCATGGGGACCGAGGTTTCCACCGTTTGGGAGCGCCTTTTACGGGGTGAATCCGGCGTTGCCCGCACCACCATCTTTGATGCCACCAACTTTCCCACTCAAATCGCCGCCGAAGTCAAAAACTGGTGTGTGAGCGACGTGGGAGAGGACCCCGCTGACTGGAAATACGCCGGTCGGCACACCCGCTTTGCCGTGGGGGCGGCCAGCAAGGCTGTTCGCGATGCGGGCTTAAACGAAGCCAATCATCAGCCTGAACGCTTTGGCGTCTATTTGGGAAGCGGCGAGGGACAGCAAGATTTTCAGTTATTCACCAAGATGATGGCCGATGCGCTCGTGGGGGAAAAGCTCGATCTGGTAAAGTTTTCGCAGGCGGGGTTGGCCACATTACATCCCCTGGCGGAACTAGAGCAAGAACCCAACATGCCCGCGGGACATTTAGCCAGTCTGTTTAACGCCCAGGGACCAAATTCCAACTGTCTGACCGCCTGCGCCGCCAGTAGCCAGGCCGTGGGCGAAGCGGTGGAAATGATCCGCCGGGGGGATGCCGACGTGATGATCTCCGGCGGGACCCATAGTATGATCCACCCGTTTGGCGTGACGGGGTTTAACCTACTTACCACGCTAAGCCAGCGCAATGACGAGCCCGAAAAGGCCTCGCGCCCGTTCGACCGCGACCGGGACGGTTTTGTCCTGGGCGAAGGGGCGGCGATGGTAATTTTAGAGGAGTACGAGCATGCCCGTCGCCGCGGGGCCAATATTTACGCCGAAGTGGTCGGTTATGGCACGACGGCGGATGCCTACCGGATCACCGACACGCACCCCGAGGGGCGTGGGGCAATCGCTTGCATGAAAATGGCGCTGGCGGACGCCCAGCTTAATCCCTCGCAAATTGATTACATAAACGCGCACGGCACCAGCACCAGCGTGAATGACAAGGTTGAAACGCTGGCGATCAAACAGGTATTTGGAGAGGATGCGCGAAAGATCCCAATCTCGAGCACCAAGAGCATGATGGGGCATTTGATCGCGGCGGCGGGCGCGACCGAGCTTATCATTAGCATATTGGCCATGCGGGAGGGAAAACTGCCCCCCACGATTAACTACACGACTCCCGACCCGGACTGCGACCTGGATTATATCCCTAACGAAACCCGCGAGCGCGCCGTGCGGTACGCCCTGAGCAACAGCTTTGGCTTTGGCGGCCAAAATATTTGCCTGATCGTGGGGGGCGTGGCGTGAGGGGGGACTAAATTCTCGACTTCCAAACGCACCCATCGCGTGAACCATGAATGATGGCGAATACTTCGACGCGATCATTAAGGGTCACATAGTAGACAACATGGGGGAATTTTTTATGCGAGCAGCTCGGACATCTTGCCAGACGCAGCCATACATTTCCGGAAATTATTCTATGCTTTTCAGCAATTATGTTGTTTGTAAATTTTATGCCCAGATTGGCTTGTTTGGTTTGGTAGTAACCCACGATTTCACGCAAGTCCTCCTCGGCTCGCGTGCTTAATCTGACAGGTAAACTCATCCCTTCCCCCGCAACTGATCAAGTACCTCGCGCCAGGGACGTCCTGATTGGGGATTGGCATCAAGTTCGGCGCGACGTTTGGCTATTTCCGCAAGATGCCAATCGGGAATTTCGCCGGGGAGAATCGCTTCTGGCAAACTTTCCCACAGCCGCTCGATCAACTCTAGGCGCTCGGCCACAGACAAACGCTCGATATCAGCTGCTTCCAGCTTAATAGCCATCTTTCACTGCGGAATATGAATTAAGAGCGAATTTCAAAGTTTACACGCCGCTAGCCATATTATTGCTTAAATCCTGATTGAAATCCATGATTACATAAAAAACAAAACACGAACGGTCCGTCCGTGATGGCCGTGGACCGTTCGCATTTGTTTATTATCTGGCTAAATGCCAAAATTCTTTTCAGGCGGAAGCATTTTGACATGTAAATCCCGGCTTACGGACCGATCCCGCCGGGATTCTTTGCCAAAAAGTCGCGCGGACCGCGAGTTGTGTAATAGGGGTACGCCACCGTGCCGTTACCCGCATAAGGGCCGGTCGGTTCGCCACCCATGGTCGTGCTGGCGTGGGCGGCTCCACAATGATTACAGATGCCCTTTAGCAGGCCATGACCACACCGGGGGCAGCTTTGTCCACAGCTATCGCAACCTCCACCGGCGGCATAACCGCAGCTATCTCCTTTGCAACCGTGTCCCACTCCGCAGCCCCAGGCATGGCTGCCCAGGCGGTCAACTGCACAGCATCCGCCGGATGCGGCCAGCAACACCGCCGCGGCCAGTAATAGACAAGCTTGTTTCATGGCGATTCCTTTCGCGCGGGAAAATGAACAGAGGGTTTTGCCTGGTCTGGGTCGAGGCAAAACTCTCCCTAAATGAGCGTTTTTGGGGGCTACCTACTGCTAGCGTTGACCATGGCACCGGTGGTTCACCGACCCGGTACAACCTCTACTAGCCTTATCGTCCGCAAGAGACGTAAAATCCAACAGATCGGCATAAACGGCGCATCCGGCAAGCTGGGCAAACTGGGTGGTCGCTTGGAGAGTGCCTAAGTTTCTTTCCGCGGAGGAGTAATTCTGTTTTTTGCTTGCTTCTAAACCATGAAGCAGCCAGGATTTACATTATGGAGCCACGTTTAAATTCCGAGCAAGCATTTCGTGCCCCGCCAGGGTCGGCGGAAGAGTCTGGCGGTTTGCCTTTGCCATCGACCAACGGAATTAATCCGGACGCCCTGGCCCAGGCTTGGGAAAAGCAACCCTCGGCGCGTAACAATAATGCATCCACCCAGCCGCCACATTTAGTCCCTGTCGATCACCCCGTAAATCCATCGGCTACGAATGGGGACGTTCTACCCCAGCCTGGCAAGCGTGCGTGGCAGTTTAGCATGGGGACGATCCATGTGTTGTTATTTGTCGCGGCGATGACTTTTGCCGCGTGGGCGGGCTTGATGCAAAATCCAGCAGCCAACGAGGGGTTTCCCTTTTGGATTTTACTGCCGGTGATTTTGCCCTTGGGACTGTTTATGTTATTGGGGGTGGCCCAAAAAGGCGCGGCCTTGTACCGCCACTGGCGGACCGAGCAAACATGGTATGCGGAACAGCAGGCACAAAATCCTTGGTCCCAGGGAAAAATTTCATCCACCGAGAATCAGCCAACCAGTCCAGAGTGAAGCCACTCTTTGACAGGTTGCTTATGCTTCTCGAGATATTTAGGCTGCGCGCTGCTGGTTAACAGAGTCGGGTGCGATATTTTCCAGCGGTAATTCTCCGGAAACTTGCTTAAATTCTTCTTGCGTGGCCTGCGCAATAGAGGGGGAACTGGTTGTCTCGTGTGGCGGGATAACCGGTTTGGCTTCTTGGTTTTGCAGCCAAGAGACGCGCAATTCCGCGGGGGCGACTGGGGGTTGTTGGACAATGCGCCCGAGCGCGAGAAGTTCCAACGGTAGAGAATTGGCCTCAGGCATCGGGTCTAGGTGAGAGGAATTTGTAATTAGGGGATTGTGAATTTCACGTTCCATCGTTGGAGCGGCATTTTTGTGGCGTGTCGTTGAGAGCCACCGCAGCAAAATAGGTAGTAAAACCATGGAAGTCAGCGTGCAAAAGGTAATGCCCAGGGTCAGCACCCGCCCCAGACTGTGTAAACCCTGGTGACTGGCCAGCATCAGGCTGCCAAACCCGATGATCGTGGTCAGGGCATCGACCATGATGGCCAGCGCTGTGGCGGGGGTCATGTGATAGCGGCCCGGTTGTTCCAGATAATTATGGACAATATGCACCCCGTAATCGATGCCGATGCCCATGATGAGCGGCAGGGCGATCATATTTGCGGGATTGAGGGGTTGATTGATCCAGGCCAGCATTCCAAAAGTTTGCAGCATCCCCAAAATTAACGGCAGCGCGGCCAGACAGCAGTGCCAGACATTTTGAAAATCGAGCCACAGGACAACGGCGATAACCACCAGGGCATAAATCGCGGCCTGTTCAAAACTTCGTTTCATATCGCGCGAGGCTTCATACGCTTGCAACGGATTACCTGTCGCACGGGGGTCGATTTTGCGTACATCGGCCACAAACTTTTGTAAAGCCGCCATATTCCAAATATTTCCCCGGCCGTAAATTTTTAGTAGGTATTGTCCATTTTGTCCGACAAACCGGTCCACTAGACTGTCCGGTAAATCGCTGAGCCGCGGGGGAGCGGGATTGGCCACGGATTTTAATAAGTGCAACCGGCTCAGCAATTCGCCTGCGGAGTTTTGTTGAAAGGCAGACAGCCGCGCATAGCATTCCGCCGGGGGAAGCCGCCGCAACAGGTCCCGTAACTGGGCGCATTGTTGGGCTAGTCCGGCGGAGTCCGGCTGGCGTTCCCACTGGGCTTGTAACGTGGCCAGTTGCGCTCCCAG comes from Pirellulales bacterium and encodes:
- a CDS encoding acyl carrier protein, with the protein product MPSEAEVFEKVKTCLVDALSVDDDEVTPTASIMGDLGAESIDWLDIVFKLEKAFGIKISQSELSPEDILTSAEYVQDGKVNAAGLAKLKERMPFLDLDKFVANPAVNQFSQLLTVQDMVRFVMSKVG
- a CDS encoding 3-hydroxyacyl-ACP dehydratase FabZ family protein produces the protein MRWFWFDRYLEFQSGSHAVAVKNISLAEEHLHDHFPGAPVMPNSLIIEGLAQTGGLLVAEAKRFERHVVLAKLSKAIFYHAAKPGDTLTYRANILEIREDGAMVSATSHIGDRLQAEAEIFFAYLSGKLAERVLFQPGMLLAWLQLLRVFEVGRAEDGSPLQIPANLCP
- the fabF gene encoding beta-ketoacyl-ACP synthase II is translated as MRRRVVVTGMGMVNPMGTEVSTVWERLLRGESGVARTTIFDATNFPTQIAAEVKNWCVSDVGEDPADWKYAGRHTRFAVGAASKAVRDAGLNEANHQPERFGVYLGSGEGQQDFQLFTKMMADALVGEKLDLVKFSQAGLATLHPLAELEQEPNMPAGHLASLFNAQGPNSNCLTACAASSQAVGEAVEMIRRGDADVMISGGTHSMIHPFGVTGFNLLTTLSQRNDEPEKASRPFDRDRDGFVLGEGAAMVILEEYEHARRRGANIYAEVVGYGTTADAYRITDTHPEGRGAIACMKMALADAQLNPSQIDYINAHGTSTSVNDKVETLAIKQVFGEDARKIPISSTKSMMGHLIAAAGATELIISILAMREGKLPPTINYTTPDPDCDLDYIPNETRERAVRYALSNSFGFGGQNICLIVGGVA
- a CDS encoding addiction module protein, with protein sequence MAIKLEAADIERLSVAERLELIERLWESLPEAILPGEIPDWHLAEIAKRRAELDANPQSGRPWREVLDQLRGKG